The genomic interval TCGGAAATTGTTCTTCGTTGAAAATTCGGACACCTTCCTCGAACGTCACGGGGCCGTACTTTTGACCGGCCCAGCAATCGTTCTTGAGTGTGTCGTGGTCGTCTTTGAGAAAATAGCTGGTCGTCTTGTTGTAGAAATCGCGGTTGTTGGGCAATGAAAAAATCCGTCCCCATTTGAATCGCATCAGCTCAACCGTCATCGCCCAGGGATCGGGCTTGTCGTAGTACTCGATGTCGCCCGCGTGAACGATGAAATCGGGGTTCATGGCCGACATCGTGGGATAGATCTTGTGTCCTAGCATGCCGTCGTCGCGACGAATGAAATCGTGACAGGTCGTGAAGCAGAACTTGACGTTCTTTTCTGCGTCGACTTTCGGCGCGGTGCGAAACGCACCTCGAACGACTGCGGTGGTCTCGTCGCCGTCCAACGATTGGGCTTCGATGACCGCGGCGTACTGGGTGTCCGGTTTCAGGTCATTGAGTTTCCACTGGGCAGTGAAGTCTGTTTCGACATTGGTTTCGATCCACAGCGTGGTCTTTGCGTCGTTGCGGTTCTTTCCTGGGAAATAAGTCATACGAACGCGACCGGGAGCACCGGGGCAAGCACCCAGCATTTCGGATAGCGTTGCACCATCGGGCAATTGTTCGCGGAGGATCGCATCACCGTCGGCATCACGCGACAACTTACTGGCTTGTTTTGACGACAATGAAACGAAGGCTTTGCCATCGGCAACCATTTCCCTTTGCGCCGTCGTCCGTGTCCAGATGACGATCGAGTTCTGGTCCGCCCAACTGTTTCGCATCGCATTGGCCAGAAAAGGACCCTTCGACGGTTCATCCGCTTCGTCCGGCACCGTTTTGGCGGTGAATTGAAAATCACGAAAGACCGCTTTGCCGCCATGGTCGGTCAACATGATACGGTCGCCGTCGGCCGGCGCACCGAAATCCTGTGAACCGTAGAACTTGCTCAACGCGATCGTTTTGTCCCACGACGGACCAGTGGTCACGGCGGAAGCAACGAGTTGGCCGTTCAAGTAATGCTCCAGTCGATGGCCGATAGCGACGATGCGTGACTCGTTCCATTGTCCCGCCGGATGGATGTTCTTTTCCTGTGCAGGCGGGACCAAGTCATAGATCGACGCCGTGCTGCCTTTGGAAACACTGGTCGGTCCGTCATCGATGATTTGGTACTCGACACCCAAGTAAGCGTTGCTGAACAACTGCTTGCCGAAACGACGTACGCGGTACTTGATCCCCGAGTTGGTTCGTGGTTCGATCTTCCACTGCCAGCTCAGTTCAAAATTCGCAGGCAGTGGCTGGCTGAGCAGACTTCCTTTTCCGCCCCGTGGCTTGATCAAGCGGATCTCGCCACCATCGAATTCCCAGCTCTCGGCGACAGGCTCGCCGTCAACGGATTCCCAGAACTCGGGCGCCGCAAAGTTGATGGCGGGATCATCCGACCAAGCATTCGGGACGAGGGGCATGAATGCGATCAGGATCGCGGCGGTGATGCGTAGGAGCGGCATTGAACGGTACGG from Stieleria varia carries:
- a CDS encoding family 16 glycoside hydrolase, whose product is MPLLRITAAILIAFMPLVPNAWSDDPAINFAAPEFWESVDGEPVAESWEFDGGEIRLIKPRGGKGSLLSQPLPANFELSWQWKIEPRTNSGIKYRVRRFGKQLFSNAYLGVEYQIIDDGPTSVSKGSTASIYDLVPPAQEKNIHPAGQWNESRIVAIGHRLEHYLNGQLVASAVTTGPSWDKTIALSKFYGSQDFGAPADGDRIMLTDHGGKAVFRDFQFTAKTVPDEADEPSKGPFLANAMRNSWADQNSIVIWTRTTAQREMVADGKAFVSLSSKQASKLSRDADGDAILREQLPDGATLSEMLGACPGAPGRVRMTYFPGKNRNDAKTTLWIETNVETDFTAQWKLNDLKPDTQYAAVIEAQSLDGDETTAVVRGAFRTAPKVDAEKNVKFCFTTCHDFIRRDDGMLGHKIYPTMSAMNPDFIVHAGDIEYYDKPDPWAMTVELMRFKWGRIFSLPNNRDFYNKTTSYFLKDDHDTLKNDCWAGQKYGPVTFEEGVRIFNEEQFPTLSPRYTTVRWGRDLQVWFLEGRDYRSPNNMPDGPDKTILGKEQKEWLFRTLDESTAKFKVICSPTPVVGPDRDNKKDNHANEVFAHEGDEIRSHLAKIENVIVLCGDRHWQYASHDPTDNLWEFGCGPGSEKHELGWKEGDERPVHKFLRVAGGFLSGDLRYRGDEKAPTLTIRHHTVTGETLSEFVFPMDKPEADEDSSSE